One Seleniivibrio woodruffii DNA window includes the following coding sequences:
- a CDS encoding glycosyltransferase family 2 protein, with translation MEKKLPISVAIISFNEEQNIERTLKAVLPFVSEVIIVDSHSTDGTPEIARMLGAKVYDEDWKGHIAQKNSALAKCTMPWILCLDCDEVVDEGLRADIERAVNSGELDGYSVNRRTFYMGKFLKHSWQPDWKLRLVKRDSKPEWGGYDPHDVLKINGKTGKLRGGHLLHYSYKDIYDHYQRLVKYAKIAAQSYHKNGEDFCYCDLVIKPAFAFIKKYILKAGFLDGYAGFAVACSSFIYVYLKYLFLKELLDEDEKNGKDNIRR, from the coding sequence ATGGAAAAAAAACTGCCGATTTCTGTGGCGATAATATCGTTCAACGAAGAGCAAAATATAGAAAGGACTTTGAAAGCGGTGCTCCCTTTTGTTTCAGAGGTCATCATTGTGGATTCACACTCCACTGACGGCACCCCCGAAATAGCAAGGATGCTTGGCGCAAAGGTATATGATGAGGACTGGAAGGGGCATATTGCCCAGAAAAATTCCGCACTGGCAAAGTGCACTATGCCGTGGATACTTTGTCTTGACTGTGACGAGGTTGTGGACGAAGGCCTGCGGGCGGATATTGAGAGGGCTGTAAACAGCGGGGAGCTGGACGGCTATTCTGTGAACAGGCGCACTTTCTATATGGGAAAGTTTCTGAAGCATTCATGGCAGCCTGACTGGAAACTGCGTCTGGTGAAGCGTGACAGCAAGCCCGAATGGGGCGGCTATGATCCCCATGATGTTCTGAAGATCAATGGCAAAACCGGGAAGCTAAGGGGCGGACATCTTCTGCACTACTCATATAAGGATATATACGACCACTATCAGCGTCTGGTGAAATACGCCAAGATCGCCGCCCAGTCATATCACAAAAACGGCGAGGACTTCTGCTACTGCGATCTGGTTATAAAGCCTGCATTCGCTTTTATCAAAAAATATATTCTGAAAGCCGGATTTCTGGACGGCTATGCAGGTTTTGCGGTGGCGTGCAGCTCATTTATATATGTGTATCTGAAATATCTGTTTCTGAAAGAACTCCTTGATGAGGATGAGAAAAATGGCAAAGATAATATCCGTAGGTAA
- a CDS encoding NAD(P)H-quinone oxidoreductase: MKAVLLKEFGPAENMYVGEAEKPVPAADQVLIKVAASSINRPDLVQREGKYPPPPGDSEILGLEVAGIIEELGSEVTGWKVGDRVMTLVGGGGYAEYAVAYGCHLMAIPESMSFEEAACVCESYITAFSNVFMIGGFKNGETAIFHGGGGGVNTAAIQLTNALAPDSKYIITAAPSKIEDVKKLGAALVIDYTTTPDFSEAVKEFTKKKGVDVILDHVGAKYLKPNMDSLGYAGRLVIIGVISGIKAELNLALMMVKRQQIIGSVLRSRPVPMKGEIVAEFTKTALPKFADRSIVPIVSAVFPIEQVVEAHKMMEADAHFGKIVLKIQDI; this comes from the coding sequence ATGAAGGCAGTTCTGCTCAAAGAGTTCGGCCCCGCAGAGAACATGTATGTGGGCGAAGCCGAAAAACCCGTTCCGGCGGCAGATCAGGTTCTGATAAAGGTTGCGGCTTCGTCAATCAACAGACCCGATCTGGTTCAGAGAGAAGGGAAGTATCCGCCCCCTCCCGGTGATTCCGAAATACTGGGACTTGAGGTTGCGGGAATAATCGAAGAACTGGGCAGCGAAGTGACCGGATGGAAGGTCGGCGACAGGGTCATGACCCTTGTTGGCGGCGGCGGATATGCCGAATATGCGGTGGCATACGGATGTCATCTTATGGCTATTCCCGAATCCATGTCTTTCGAAGAGGCGGCGTGCGTGTGCGAATCATACATAACGGCCTTCTCTAACGTCTTCATGATAGGCGGATTTAAAAACGGCGAAACGGCCATCTTCCACGGCGGAGGCGGCGGGGTTAACACTGCGGCCATCCAGCTGACGAACGCTCTGGCTCCCGACAGCAAATACATCATAACTGCGGCTCCCTCAAAGATTGAGGATGTGAAAAAGCTGGGTGCGGCTCTGGTAATAGACTACACCACAACTCCGGATTTCTCCGAAGCCGTTAAAGAATTTACGAAAAAGAAGGGCGTGGACGTGATCCTAGACCATGTGGGCGCAAAATATCTCAAGCCCAACATGGACTCTCTGGGCTATGCGGGCAGACTGGTGATAATCGGCGTTATCAGCGGAATCAAGGCCGAGCTTAACCTTGCGCTGATGATGGTTAAACGTCAGCAGATAATCGGCTCGGTGCTCAGAAGCAGACCTGTGCCCATGAAGGGCGAGATAGTGGCCGAGTTTACAAAGACGGCACTGCCCAAATTCGCCGACAGAAGCATAGTACCCATCGTTTCAGCGGTCTTCCCCATCGAGCAGGTGGTAGAGGCGCACAAAATGATGGAAGCCGATGCCCATTTCGGCAAGATAGTGCTTAAGATTCAGGATATATAA
- a CDS encoding ABC transporter substrate-binding protein yields MKKIMAVLLTFACFSAFAADAPKKVGISQIVAHPALDAVQKGIIDAVEKCGMKNGKDVVFDVQLANGNMVTAGQIADKFVGDKKDLVVGIATPTALALASTFTKSSPKTPVIFSAVTDPVGAKLVKDIKKPGGNITGVSDMLPIDTQFQLIFDLGYKPKAVGIIYNAGEQNSRSQLELTRKAAAARKVKLVERAIASTADISAAANGLVGLVGAIFITTDNTVVSAMESVLKVAEANKIPVVMSDTDSVKRGALAAYGFDYYKHGLQTGNMVCRVLKGAKPAVTPVEFQKDLELVINEKAAAKIGAKIPSALLKKADEVIK; encoded by the coding sequence ATGAAAAAAATAATGGCAGTTTTGCTTACATTTGCATGTTTTTCCGCTTTTGCGGCCGATGCGCCGAAAAAGGTGGGTATTTCCCAGATAGTTGCGCACCCTGCACTGGATGCGGTTCAGAAGGGGATAATCGACGCTGTTGAAAAATGCGGCATGAAGAACGGAAAAGACGTTGTCTTCGACGTTCAGCTTGCCAACGGAAACATGGTCACTGCGGGACAGATAGCCGACAAGTTTGTGGGCGACAAAAAGGATCTGGTGGTTGGAATCGCAACCCCCACAGCTCTTGCTCTGGCAAGCACTTTCACTAAATCATCACCCAAAACTCCCGTCATCTTCTCAGCGGTCACAGACCCTGTGGGTGCAAAACTGGTTAAGGATATCAAAAAGCCCGGCGGAAACATCACGGGTGTCAGCGATATGCTCCCCATTGACACACAGTTTCAGCTTATCTTCGACCTTGGCTACAAGCCCAAGGCAGTGGGTATAATCTATAACGCAGGCGAGCAGAACAGCCGCTCCCAGCTTGAGCTGACCAGAAAGGCTGCCGCCGCCAGAAAGGTTAAGCTGGTTGAGCGTGCCATAGCCAGCACAGCGGATATCTCCGCCGCCGCAAACGGACTTGTGGGTCTGGTCGGCGCAATATTCATAACAACCGACAACACAGTGGTTTCCGCTATGGAATCCGTGCTTAAGGTTGCCGAAGCCAACAAGATTCCCGTTGTAATGTCCGACACCGACTCCGTTAAAAGGGGCGCACTGGCGGCATACGGGTTCGACTATTACAAACACGGACTCCAGACAGGAAACATGGTGTGCAGAGTGCTGAAAGGTGCTAAACCCGCCGTTACCCCTGTTGAGTTCCAGAAAGATCTGGAACTGGTTATAAACGAGAAAGCAGCCGCAAAGATAGGGGCAAAGATCCCTTCGGCGCTGCTCAAAAAAGCGGATGAAGTTATAAAATAA
- a CDS encoding IclR family transcriptional regulator, translating to MGYKPDVKPVQSVYHALQLFEVFRNAENKDEFGVTELSKSLGLHKNNVFRLLATLASRGYIEQNLNTENYRLGIGIFNLGQKFVNKLGILKLARPFMEKIVSDVNESVYIGILREGNVIYLDIAETNLPVRVVSRVGKDVPAYCTAIGKVQLAFSSEEEINKIYMGARLKRYTDNTITSLPVLKKELKRVAVDNYAFDNEEFEHRVRCIAVPVKDYLGVPVAALSVTGPAYRMTDHRMEKEILPIARKYAREISKRLGYHEL from the coding sequence ATGGGATATAAGCCAGATGTTAAACCGGTTCAGTCAGTTTATCATGCGCTGCAGCTTTTCGAAGTTTTCCGCAACGCTGAAAATAAAGACGAATTTGGCGTGACCGAACTCAGCAAATCGCTGGGACTTCATAAAAACAATGTTTTCAGACTCCTCGCAACTCTCGCCTCAAGAGGGTATATCGAGCAGAATCTGAACACCGAGAACTACCGCCTCGGAATAGGCATCTTTAATCTTGGTCAGAAGTTTGTGAACAAACTCGGAATTTTAAAACTTGCACGTCCGTTTATGGAAAAAATTGTTTCCGATGTCAACGAGTCCGTTTATATCGGAATCCTGCGTGAAGGAAACGTTATCTACCTCGACATCGCCGAAACAAACCTCCCGGTTCGTGTCGTCTCCAGAGTGGGTAAGGACGTTCCCGCCTACTGCACCGCCATCGGCAAGGTTCAGCTGGCGTTCTCTTCCGAAGAGGAGATAAACAAGATATATATGGGCGCAAGGCTCAAAAGATACACCGACAACACAATAACCTCTCTTCCGGTTCTCAAGAAAGAGCTGAAAAGAGTGGCTGTTGACAACTATGCATTCGACAACGAGGAGTTTGAGCACAGAGTACGCTGTATAGCAGTTCCGGTTAAGGACTACCTCGGCGTGCCCGTTGCGGCTCTGTCTGTTACAGGCCCCGCATACCGGATGACCGACCACAGGATGGAAAAGGAGATACTGCCCATCGCAAGGAAATATGCGAGGGAGATCTCAAAACGCCTCGGCTACCACGAACTGTAA
- a CDS encoding FAD-dependent oxidoreductase has protein sequence MKKLFPLYYNKVSPCYARDHLGNHGCYARNDIPRFLFLASEGRFEEAFYVLKETNPFSSGCGRFCDHPCETACNRTKFDQPVDIKAMERFVSDYGYANGLKPKMLSESKTKKVAVIGSGPAGLAAAYFLARHGYRTDVYEKQPVAGGLLTQGIPAFRYPRDVFEKELAFIKDAGVNIKCGEAIDKNRFLNIARDYDAVIVATGAHKPVELNIEGEKTLGVESAIPFLRRVNFGRAEELKIKKGEKIGVIGGGYSAIDVARCSVRLGANPTVVYRRTVGEMTAHSGEVEDTKKEGVEYRFLRQPIRIEKHGDKLKLIVQVMKLGPVDESGRAKPFAVSGALEELIFDRIVLAIGDRPDLHFVGERFSVDFPRMVCPDLQHDESSKIFITGDAAMGSVESTGMVVRVVGLAQDTVRAVREFLGENVPQETKRETAFYKTLNLKYFETAGRLVEEELPQSERVGNFKEIVKTVDSDMAMLMSSRCFNCGICIKCDWCWFYSDGSLVKLDKEWKPAKDEHYYEFIEENLCSATYKSVEACPRSALTVTPEGSRLDEFRKCQYISAAKIAKGDSND, from the coding sequence GTGAAAAAACTTTTTCCGTTGTACTACAACAAGGTAAGCCCGTGCTACGCCAGAGACCATCTGGGAAACCACGGGTGCTACGCCAGAAACGACATCCCCAGATTCCTCTTTCTCGCCTCCGAGGGGCGTTTTGAGGAAGCCTTTTATGTTTTAAAAGAGACCAACCCTTTCAGCTCCGGCTGCGGAAGATTTTGCGACCACCCCTGCGAAACAGCCTGCAACAGAACAAAGTTCGATCAGCCTGTGGATATAAAGGCCATGGAACGGTTCGTATCGGACTATGGATATGCCAACGGGCTTAAGCCGAAGATGCTTTCGGAGAGCAAAACAAAAAAAGTGGCCGTGATAGGCTCAGGACCTGCGGGGCTTGCGGCGGCATACTTTTTGGCGCGCCACGGCTACCGCACCGACGTATACGAAAAACAGCCGGTTGCCGGAGGACTTCTGACTCAGGGTATCCCTGCATTCCGCTATCCCAGAGACGTTTTTGAGAAGGAGCTTGCATTCATAAAGGATGCGGGTGTGAACATAAAATGCGGCGAGGCCATCGACAAGAACAGATTTCTGAACATCGCCCGTGACTACGACGCCGTGATAGTTGCCACCGGAGCACATAAGCCTGTGGAATTGAACATTGAGGGAGAGAAGACCCTCGGCGTGGAATCTGCCATTCCATTCCTGCGGAGGGTTAACTTCGGCAGAGCGGAAGAACTGAAAATCAAAAAGGGCGAAAAGATAGGGGTTATCGGCGGCGGCTATTCCGCCATCGACGTTGCCAGATGCAGTGTGCGTCTGGGGGCAAACCCGACAGTTGTATACCGCCGCACAGTGGGCGAAATGACAGCTCATTCCGGCGAGGTGGAGGATACTAAAAAAGAGGGCGTGGAGTACAGATTTCTCCGTCAGCCCATACGTATAGAAAAACACGGCGACAAGCTGAAGCTGATTGTTCAGGTGATGAAGCTGGGGCCTGTGGACGAGAGCGGCAGGGCGAAACCATTTGCTGTTTCAGGCGCACTGGAAGAGCTTATTTTCGATCGCATAGTGCTTGCCATCGGCGACCGACCCGACCTGCATTTCGTGGGCGAGAGGTTCTCGGTGGATTTCCCCAGAATGGTCTGCCCAGATCTTCAGCATGACGAGAGCAGCAAGATATTCATAACAGGCGATGCGGCCATGGGTTCGGTGGAGAGTACAGGAATGGTCGTCCGTGTGGTGGGGCTGGCTCAGGACACGGTCAGAGCCGTCCGTGAATTTCTCGGCGAGAACGTTCCGCAGGAGACAAAGCGGGAGACAGCATTCTACAAAACGCTGAACCTGAAATATTTCGAGACCGCAGGCCGGCTGGTTGAGGAGGAGCTTCCCCAGTCCGAGCGTGTGGGCAACTTCAAAGAGATAGTAAAGACGGTTGACAGCGACATGGCGATGCTGATGTCATCCAGATGCTTCAACTGCGGGATCTGCATAAAGTGCGACTGGTGCTGGTTCTATTCCGACGGTTCGCTGGTTAAGCTGGACAAGGAGTGGAAACCTGCCAAAGACGAACATTATTACGAATTTATAGAAGAGAATCTGTGCAGTGCCACATATAAAAGTGTCGAGGCCTGCCCCCGTTCCGCTCTGACCGTTACTCCGGAAGGCTCCAGACTGGATGAGTTCCGGAAGTGTCAGTACATTTCGGCGGCAAAGATAGCAAAGGGGGACAGCAATGACTGA
- the lpxK gene encoding tetraacyldisaccharide 4'-kinase, translating into MAKIISVGNISLGGTGKTPFTIMIAKHFIEQGKKVCILSRGYRGRIGYDTHVISDGKNILIGPDKAADEPYMIAVNCPEAIVITGKERVKSFKFAEEEFAPDIYILDDGFQHKKMRRDIDICLLDHKRPVSTGWMFPFGYLREPASAIKRADIVVFTRAEDDTIPEKTAEYVKDKPVFFSNIEFKGFFNEGGCIEEDLKGKSVLAFAGIASPYKFFEFLKKLGLKVARRKIFGDHHIYLDREGYSMQKKAAEMELDYLVTTEKDYIKLTDDMKKDTIYTKIDIELRNRDRFFQILDMR; encoded by the coding sequence ATGGCAAAGATAATATCCGTAGGTAACATTTCGCTGGGAGGAACGGGCAAGACACCGTTCACCATTATGATAGCGAAACATTTTATAGAGCAGGGAAAAAAGGTCTGCATCCTTTCAAGAGGATACAGAGGGCGAATCGGCTACGACACCCATGTGATAAGCGACGGCAAAAATATTCTCATCGGTCCCGACAAGGCGGCGGATGAACCCTATATGATAGCGGTGAACTGCCCGGAGGCCATCGTGATCACCGGAAAGGAACGGGTCAAATCCTTCAAATTTGCGGAAGAAGAGTTTGCGCCCGACATATATATATTAGATGACGGATTTCAGCATAAAAAAATGCGCAGGGATATCGACATCTGCCTGCTTGACCACAAGAGACCTGTTTCCACAGGATGGATGTTCCCTTTCGGCTATCTGCGTGAACCCGCATCTGCCATAAAGAGGGCGGACATTGTTGTCTTCACCCGTGCGGAGGACGACACTATTCCTGAAAAAACGGCGGAGTATGTCAAAGATAAACCCGTATTTTTCAGCAATATAGAGTTCAAAGGGTTTTTTAACGAGGGCGGATGTATAGAAGAAGATCTGAAAGGGAAGAGCGTTCTGGCTTTTGCAGGAATAGCATCACCCTATAAGTTCTTTGAGTTTCTGAAGAAACTTGGACTCAAGGTCGCCCGCAGAAAGATATTCGGCGACCACCATATATACCTGGATCGTGAAGGCTACAGCATGCAGAAAAAGGCCGCAGAGATGGAACTTGACTATCTGGTGACCACGGAAAAGGACTACATCAAACTTACGGACGACATGAAGAAGGATACGATATATACCAAGATAGATATTGAACTGCGCAACCGTGACAGATTTTTTCAGATACTGGATATGAGATAA
- a CDS encoding PhzF family phenazine biosynthesis protein: MTDIRFYQVDAFTGNVFGGNPAGVCPLAEELPDELMQKIAAENNLSETAFIFSREGRLHIRWFTPETEVDLCGHATLASAHVMFHHEGFTGQILEFQSKSGALRVKNKGDILELDFPVAKYEKCEEPAGLAEALGCKPAEVYASADYLAVFESDQDIINMKPDFRALKNIPLRGVIVTAKGSNCDFVSRFFGPNVGIDEDPVTGSAHTLLTPYWTERLNKKLLTARQVSKRGGLLFCTLDYDRVLIAGRCADYLKGTISIG; the protein is encoded by the coding sequence ATGACGGATATCAGGTTTTATCAGGTTGACGCATTCACAGGCAATGTTTTCGGAGGCAACCCCGCAGGCGTTTGTCCGCTGGCAGAGGAACTGCCCGACGAGCTGATGCAGAAGATAGCCGCAGAGAACAACCTTTCCGAAACAGCTTTCATCTTCTCCCGTGAGGGAAGGCTCCACATCCGCTGGTTCACCCCCGAAACCGAGGTCGACCTCTGCGGACACGCAACCCTCGCCTCCGCCCACGTCATGTTCCACCACGAGGGCTTCACAGGGCAGATTCTGGAGTTCCAGTCGAAAAGCGGCGCTTTGAGAGTTAAGAACAAAGGGGATATTCTGGAACTGGATTTTCCCGTGGCAAAATATGAAAAATGCGAGGAGCCTGCGGGGCTGGCCGAAGCTCTTGGCTGTAAACCTGCCGAAGTTTACGCATCCGCAGACTACTTGGCAGTGTTTGAAAGCGATCAGGACATCATAAATATGAAGCCCGATTTCCGTGCACTGAAAAACATTCCCCTGCGAGGCGTGATAGTCACCGCCAAAGGATCGAACTGTGACTTTGTCAGCAGATTTTTCGGTCCCAACGTCGGCATCGACGAAGATCCGGTGACAGGTTCCGCCCACACACTTCTCACACCCTACTGGACAGAGAGACTGAACAAAAAACTCCTCACCGCCAGACAGGTCTCCAAAAGGGGCGGACTGCTTTTCTGCACACTGGACTACGACAGAGTGCTCATCGCAGGACGCTGTGCGGACTATCTTAAAGGAACAATAAGCATCGGCTGA
- a CDS encoding glutamate synthase-related protein has translation MTEIRKDVVFKRQIKYTEPKSRGIFAQGAKYWVKVTDEIEEPGRGCVHCSTCVESCTHNLANPASATGVFTMEEVCYDAEGNRVRSEDADSVRLIEKILWINPDECCNCKRCVKMCPQRAIKVYENPDYHDIGVTLTGHEEINNIISRAAGKSSISSAHLGRGKSKLYTDWMIDAAEILSPTRDHMNEYAGQMRSMELGKRLARFKCDVPIMDVHQSYGSNSHEAVLARMMACVKLGRPFFTGEGYIHPDMMPAASHCILQFGSGGFGPWVELDKFAGFSMKYGQDAKKGKGGRLQDKKNDYEIALLRCVEALRHLSSPNPQHLQYSIEELPMRVESLRALLGDKKLIGADVYGTAWNFPEICVAIAKAGFDYITIKAGDGSTGAAHLVDLQNRGLNIIYLTHKADLALRSEGLREHVSIIAEGGIMDSFGAMLAMLAGADFVGLGMRTLHVLGCTLCQRCHTGQCAWGITSRKYGHRIDPATASDSIVRMIKSFHEDMEGMAAGLGMSNHADVIGARRFRYHGSDPLLFETFGRGETPKQVPHVDVRERTKKIFKSREVSYAENTERFEKILKNIEGDSLKIDIGFDQIESMQLNHLMKEAADRGVKKFFLDNVMGQRTIGTGIRCDEITVRGLVGNHSFAFVRDVKINVIPNHSTITTVPANAQVGVANTSNPSEINIAGDVSDLFAAYAISGTFRVAKSGGVRNLLLMKAGLPEEWKKTDAEKFIGEDKNVILSELTRRYQKRRARRARTTWQDFLKDFEQKLHNRKPPVAVYGLGHEKGMGDYFMEYAQGGIGVILNIVNRENPIGYYVCSGMTAGAAYIRGNVAEEQLGVGVRKIDYLTTADIEFLKNQIDAFLDAFSGVDIDNEYNESLKAFRAKYEAEPNSVFSGFCKIIPISSLTAESNE, from the coding sequence ATGACTGAGATAAGAAAAGACGTTGTCTTTAAAAGACAGATAAAATATACCGAGCCGAAATCAAGGGGCATTTTTGCTCAGGGCGCAAAATACTGGGTGAAGGTCACGGACGAGATTGAAGAGCCGGGCAGGGGGTGCGTCCATTGCTCAACCTGCGTTGAATCCTGCACCCACAACCTCGCAAACCCCGCCTCAGCCACAGGTGTTTTCACCATGGAGGAGGTCTGCTACGATGCGGAGGGCAACCGTGTCCGTTCGGAGGATGCGGACAGTGTGCGGCTCATCGAAAAGATACTCTGGATCAACCCCGATGAGTGCTGCAACTGCAAAAGATGCGTGAAAATGTGTCCCCAGCGGGCAATCAAGGTTTATGAGAACCCTGACTACCACGACATAGGCGTGACCCTGACAGGCCACGAAGAGATAAACAACATAATCAGCCGTGCGGCGGGGAAATCCAGCATTTCATCCGCACATCTGGGCAGGGGCAAGTCAAAGCTCTACACCGACTGGATGATAGACGCCGCAGAGATACTTTCGCCCACCCGTGACCACATGAACGAATACGCAGGACAGATGCGCAGCATGGAGCTGGGCAAAAGACTTGCACGCTTCAAATGCGATGTTCCAATAATGGACGTTCACCAGTCTTACGGCTCGAACAGCCATGAGGCGGTGCTCGCCAGAATGATGGCCTGCGTCAAACTCGGCAGACCCTTTTTCACAGGCGAAGGCTACATCCACCCCGATATGATGCCAGCCGCCAGCCACTGTATTCTCCAGTTCGGTTCCGGCGGTTTCGGCCCCTGGGTTGAGTTGGACAAGTTCGCAGGGTTTTCCATGAAATACGGTCAGGATGCCAAAAAGGGTAAGGGCGGCAGACTGCAGGACAAGAAGAACGACTATGAGATAGCACTTCTGCGCTGTGTGGAAGCACTCAGACATTTAAGTTCTCCGAACCCCCAGCATCTTCAATATTCCATCGAAGAACTGCCCATGCGTGTGGAATCCCTCCGTGCGCTTCTGGGCGATAAAAAACTCATCGGTGCCGACGTTTACGGCACGGCATGGAACTTCCCCGAAATATGCGTTGCCATAGCAAAGGCAGGTTTCGACTATATCACAATCAAGGCCGGGGACGGCTCCACAGGTGCGGCGCACCTTGTGGATCTCCAGAACAGAGGCCTCAATATAATCTATCTCACTCACAAGGCAGACCTCGCACTCCGCTCGGAAGGCCTTCGTGAGCATGTTTCCATCATAGCCGAAGGCGGCATTATGGATTCATTCGGCGCAATGCTCGCCATGCTTGCGGGTGCGGACTTTGTGGGGCTTGGCATGCGTACGCTCCACGTTCTGGGCTGTACCCTCTGCCAGAGATGCCACACAGGCCAGTGCGCATGGGGCATCACCTCCAGAAAATACGGCCACCGCATAGACCCCGCAACAGCCAGCGACAGCATCGTGCGGATGATAAAGAGCTTCCACGAGGATATGGAGGGAATGGCGGCAGGACTGGGCATGTCGAACCATGCGGATGTCATAGGCGCACGCCGTTTCAGATATCACGGAAGCGACCCGCTCCTTTTCGAGACCTTCGGCAGGGGCGAAACACCCAAGCAGGTTCCCCATGTGGATGTGAGGGAGCGCACCAAAAAGATATTCAAATCCCGTGAGGTATCATACGCAGAAAATACTGAGCGGTTTGAGAAAATACTGAAAAATATAGAAGGCGACAGCCTTAAAATCGACATAGGCTTCGACCAGATAGAGTCCATGCAGCTGAACCACCTGATGAAGGAGGCGGCTGACAGAGGCGTTAAAAAATTCTTCCTCGACAACGTCATGGGACAGAGAACCATAGGCACGGGCATCAGATGTGATGAGATAACCGTCCGTGGTCTGGTGGGCAACCACTCGTTTGCATTTGTGCGTGACGTAAAGATTAACGTTATCCCCAATCACAGCACAATAACAACAGTGCCCGCAAACGCTCAGGTGGGCGTTGCCAACACTTCAAACCCGTCCGAGATAAACATTGCCGGAGATGTCAGTGACCTTTTCGCCGCATATGCCATCAGCGGAACCTTCCGGGTGGCAAAGAGCGGCGGCGTGCGGAACCTTCTGCTTATGAAGGCCGGACTGCCCGAAGAATGGAAGAAGACCGATGCGGAAAAGTTTATCGGCGAGGATAAAAACGTTATTCTCAGCGAGCTGACCCGCAGATATCAGAAACGCAGAGCCAGACGTGCACGCACAACATGGCAGGATTTCCTGAAGGATTTCGAACAGAAACTCCACAACAGAAAACCTCCCGTTGCGGTTTACGGCCTCGGACACGAAAAGGGGATGGGCGACTATTTCATGGAGTATGCGCAGGGCGGAATCGGCGTTATCCTGAACATAGTGAACCGTGAGAACCCCATCGGCTATTATGTATGCAGCGGCATGACCGCCGGAGCGGCCTATATTCGTGGAAACGTCGCCGAAGAACAGCTGGGCGTGGGTGTCCGCAAGATAGATTATCTCACAACGGCAGACATAGAGTTTCTGAAAAACCAGATAGATGCATTTCTGGATGCGTTCAGCGGCGTTGATATCGACAATGAATACAACGAAAGCCTGAAAGCGTTCAGGGCGAAGTATGAAGCCGAGCCTAACAGTGTGTTCAGCGGGTTTTGCAAGATAATCCCCATTTCGAGCCTCACCGCCGAGTCAAATGAATAA